A genome region from Thermoanaerobacterium xylanolyticum LX-11 includes the following:
- a CDS encoding uracil-xanthine permease family protein — MKNKFYGIQDVPPINEAVPLSFQHVFAMFGATILVPLLTGLDPAVTLFTSGLGTLIFHLMTKGKVPAYLGSSFAFIAPIIAATKAYGVRGAFTGMIAAGLVYVAVFILISLTGIDWIEKILPSVVVGPVVMIIGLSLAPTAIQEAQKDLPTALVTAALVIIFSMFGKGFMKVIPILLGTIGGYIFAIFRGLVDFSPVAKASWIAIPKFSFLIGHSPVLAWGAVTLIAPLALVAIIEDLGHVLVIGNIVDKDLIKDPGFHRVMLGNGLATSIAALFGGPPSTTYGENIGVLAMTKVYSSRVIEGAAVIAILLSFIQKIGALIQVIPQAVMGGVTIILFGMIAAAGIRTLVENKVDFSDSRNLIIASVILTLGVGGIKIGSGNFVFEGVGPATLAGIILNLVLPKIKLTKPEGEKSKVKNDSVITQA; from the coding sequence ATGAAGAACAAATTTTACGGTATACAAGATGTACCGCCTATCAACGAAGCTGTTCCGCTGTCCTTTCAGCATGTATTTGCAATGTTTGGTGCAACAATACTTGTACCGCTTTTGACAGGATTAGACCCTGCCGTAACATTGTTTACATCAGGACTTGGCACATTAATATTTCACCTAATGACAAAAGGAAAAGTACCTGCATACTTAGGTTCATCATTTGCATTTATCGCTCCTATAATCGCAGCAACCAAAGCTTACGGCGTAAGAGGAGCTTTCACAGGTATGATAGCCGCGGGACTTGTGTACGTGGCAGTTTTCATACTAATAAGCTTAACCGGCATAGACTGGATTGAAAAGATTCTTCCATCTGTAGTAGTGGGTCCTGTCGTAATGATCATTGGCTTAAGCTTAGCACCTACAGCGATACAAGAAGCACAAAAAGATTTGCCTACGGCTTTAGTTACAGCCGCTCTCGTAATAATATTCAGCATGTTTGGAAAAGGATTCATGAAAGTTATACCAATTCTATTAGGCACTATCGGAGGTTATATCTTCGCCATATTCAGAGGTCTTGTAGATTTTTCTCCCGTCGCTAAAGCATCGTGGATTGCTATACCGAAATTTTCATTCCTTATTGGTCATTCACCTGTGCTTGCATGGGGTGCTGTGACATTGATTGCACCTTTAGCATTAGTTGCAATAATCGAAGATTTAGGTCACGTTCTTGTAATAGGAAATATAGTCGATAAAGATTTAATAAAAGATCCAGGTTTTCATAGAGTGATGCTGGGAAACGGCCTAGCAACGTCAATAGCTGCACTGTTTGGTGGTCCACCAAGCACGACGTATGGTGAAAATATAGGTGTTTTAGCCATGACAAAAGTATACAGCTCAAGAGTCATAGAAGGTGCCGCTGTCATAGCGATACTTTTAAGCTTTATTCAAAAGATAGGAGCACTTATACAGGTTATACCACAAGCAGTAATGGGTGGTGTCACCATAATCCTATTTGGAATGATTGCAGCCGCAGGTATCAGAACATTAGTAGAAAATAAGGTTGATTTTTCTGACAGTCGAAATTTGATAATAGCATCAGTAATCTTAACTCTCGGTGTTGGCGGCATCAAAATAGGATCAGGAAATTTCGTGTTTGAAGGCGTCGGTCCTGCAACATTAGCAGGCATAATCCTAAATTTAGTTCTCCCTAAAATTAAACTTACAAAGCCAGAAGGCGAAAAATCGAAAGTAAAAAACGACAGTGTCATCACACAAGCGTAA
- a CDS encoding phage holin, with protein sequence MKDLIMTILTAGLQLVILATLGYVINYLYSKIGTEKTKRYFDIAKMIVRGVEQEFGVGNGADKKAEAVNLIKKIVGNKLTDEEIDKLIEAAVFEMNYVLNLKGLSTTSKKV encoded by the coding sequence ATGAAAGACCTAATCATGACTATATTGACAGCAGGGCTGCAATTGGTGATACTTGCTACATTAGGCTATGTCATAAATTATTTGTATTCAAAGATAGGCACTGAAAAGACAAAAAGGTATTTCGATATAGCGAAAATGATTGTAAGAGGAGTAGAGCAGGAATTTGGTGTGGGAAATGGAGCTGATAAAAAAGCAGAAGCGGTAAACCTAATAAAGAAAATAGTGGGAAACAAGCTGACGGATGAAGAAATAGACAAATTAATTGAAGCCGCTGTATTTGAAATGAACTACGTATTAAATCTAAAAGGACTTAGCACCACAAGCAAAAAAGTTTAA
- a CDS encoding putative holin-like toxin: MNTYETLSLMIMFGMFVIAILSFNRKK; encoded by the coding sequence ATGAATACATATGAAACATTATCTTTAATGATAATGTTTGGAATGTTCGTCATAGCAATTCTTAGTTTTAACAGAAAAAAATAA
- a CDS encoding ABC transporter permease, producing the protein MAKLNYNQIKNGPKEQTDIANLKVEQSQATYDLSNLMVKIGYTDFMMVFALSIYWFRIPVNGSIILLLLLGFDFIICALAIGMLISTAAKTQTHAMQGAFMLLLPTIILSGFIFSREQIPSVIRAISDVIPLTYFLDILRGIIIKGVNTNILLNQIIIMTSIGFALFLIAVLRFRKRLD; encoded by the coding sequence ATGGCAAAACTAAATTATAATCAAATCAAAAACGGACCTAAGGAACAAACAGACATTGCAAATCTCAAGGTAGAACAATCTCAAGCAACTTACGATTTGTCTAATCTGATGGTAAAAATAGGATATACAGATTTTATGATGGTTTTTGCCTTAAGCATTTATTGGTTCCGCATCCCTGTAAATGGCAGCATTATTTTACTGCTCCTTTTAGGTTTTGACTTCATAATTTGTGCTCTCGCTATAGGTATGCTTATATCGACAGCAGCAAAGACTCAGACACATGCAATGCAAGGAGCTTTTATGTTGCTGTTGCCCACAATAATTTTATCAGGTTTCATATTTTCAAGAGAGCAAATACCTTCCGTCATAAGAGCAATAAGTGATGTAATTCCACTCACATATTTCCTGGACATATTGAGGGGAATAATAATAAAAGGAGTCAACACAAACATATTATTAAACCAAATCATAATTATGACATCTATTGGATTTGCGTTATTTTTAATCGCTGTACTAAGATTTAGAAAGAGGCTTGATTAA
- a CDS encoding aromatic ring-hydroxylating oxygenase subunit alpha yields MIKNQWYAVLDSKELKKNKPIGVTRFSQKLVFWRDELDNISCIFDKCCHRGASLALGKVANNHIQCPFHGFKYDSSGKVTSIPANGKDRPVLSNFKVNSYIAKEAYGFIWVWYGEPRENLPKIKFFEELKEGFSYGGFSEIWRVHYTRAIENQLDVVHLPFVHNTTIGRGNKTLVNGPVVKWNEDLMTFYVKNEEDNGQTPQKPNEIENYEKLFSLQLQMPNLWQNIISDKVRIVAAFAPIDEENTKIYLRFYQSFMKLPVLKQIINNLSSIPNKIILHQDRRVVLTQLPKKSELKMDENLIPGDLPIIEFRRKREELKKQEIEKES; encoded by the coding sequence ATGATTAAAAATCAGTGGTATGCAGTTTTAGACTCTAAAGAGCTAAAGAAAAATAAACCTATAGGTGTAACAAGATTTTCTCAAAAATTAGTGTTTTGGAGAGATGAGTTAGATAATATAAGTTGCATTTTTGATAAGTGTTGTCATAGAGGAGCTAGTTTAGCTCTTGGGAAAGTTGCAAATAATCATATACAATGTCCTTTCCATGGTTTTAAATATGACTCATCTGGAAAAGTTACTAGTATACCTGCAAATGGGAAAGACAGGCCAGTACTTAGTAATTTTAAAGTGAATTCTTATATAGCTAAAGAAGCCTATGGTTTTATATGGGTTTGGTATGGTGAGCCAAGAGAAAATTTGCCTAAAATAAAATTTTTTGAGGAATTAAAAGAAGGTTTTTCTTATGGTGGTTTTTCAGAAATTTGGAGAGTCCATTATACAAGGGCTATAGAAAATCAATTAGATGTAGTTCATTTACCTTTTGTTCACAATACAACTATTGGCAGAGGTAATAAAACTCTTGTCAATGGTCCTGTGGTAAAGTGGAATGAGGATTTAATGACATTTTATGTTAAAAATGAAGAGGATAATGGACAAACACCTCAAAAGCCCAATGAAATAGAAAACTATGAAAAACTTTTTAGTTTGCAGCTTCAAATGCCTAATCTGTGGCAAAATATAATATCTGATAAAGTTAGAATTGTAGCAGCTTTTGCACCGATAGATGAAGAAAATACTAAAATATATTTAAGATTTTATCAGAGTTTTATGAAACTGCCGGTTTTGAAACAAATTATAAACAATCTTAGTAGTATACCTAATAAAATTATTTTACATCAAGATAGAAGAGTTGTTTTAACCCAGCTACCAAAAAAAAGTGAACTTAAAATGGATGAGAATTTAATCCCTGGTGATTTGCCAATAATTGAGTTTAGAAGAAAAAGAGAAGAACTAAAAAAACAAGAAATAGAAAAAGAATCATAA
- a CDS encoding biotin/lipoyl-binding protein, with protein MSNTALNENKYSGTIEATAVNVQSEISKRILDLYVSTGEQVKKGDKIALLDVNQYE; from the coding sequence TTGTCGAATACAGCTTTAAATGAAAATAAATATTCTGGGACAATTGAAGCAACAGCAGTAAACGTTCAATCAGAAATTTCTAAACGTATCTTAGATTTATACGTTAGTACAGGTGAACAAGTTAAAAAGGGAGACAAGATAGCTTTGCTTGATGTCAACCAATATGAATAA
- a CDS encoding cobalamin B12-binding domain-containing protein: MKKYIIAASIENDVHVAGAYRFLKIAEQEGYKVDFLGPATSIDKLVDTVRLKKPDIVGVSYRLTPETLKTILNELKDKIRKYGLSNIRWIFGGTEPNCLVAKESGIFEEIFDGTFGDEYTISYLRGKKASYSEKEYGRDVIERIEKSYPYPIIRHHFGLPSYDDTLEGVRRIAEEKILDVISIAPDQNTQEHFFDKKYKASLDGAGGVPIRTEEEFKKLYDESRRGNYPLLRCYSGTNDVFKMAQMLKNTINNAWAAIPLCWYNVLDGRGPREVEESIRENQMLMKWHADRNIPVEVNEAHHWGLRDAHDAIYVAASYIAAYNAKKMGVKNYIAQFMFNVPPATSPKMDLAKMLASIELVESLQDDNFRVYRQARAGLASMPQDLFEAKGQLASSAYLSMAIKPHIYHVVGFCEAHHAATPDDIIESVKITKAVINNTLRGMADFTKDLDILKRKEELINDAMVIINAINDLNTLCSDPLSDPHILSLAIKLGILDAPHLKGNKSASGLLTTKVINGACYAYDYENNRIIKEEERIYNIIQNYQKLIIVA; this comes from the coding sequence ATGAAAAAATATATTATTGCAGCTTCTATAGAAAATGATGTCCATGTTGCGGGAGCATATAGATTTTTGAAGATTGCAGAGCAGGAAGGGTATAAAGTGGATTTTTTAGGTCCTGCTACATCTATTGATAAGTTGGTAGATACAGTGCGTTTAAAGAAACCTGATATAGTAGGTGTAAGTTATAGACTGACTCCAGAAACACTGAAAACCATATTGAATGAGCTTAAAGATAAAATACGAAAATATGGTTTGAGCAATATTAGATGGATATTTGGAGGCACAGAGCCCAATTGCTTAGTTGCAAAAGAGTCAGGAATATTTGAGGAAATTTTTGATGGAACTTTTGGCGATGAGTACACAATTTCATACCTAAGAGGAAAGAAAGCTTCATATAGTGAAAAAGAATATGGTAGAGATGTGATTGAAAGGATTGAGAAAAGCTATCCGTATCCTATAATAAGGCATCACTTTGGATTGCCTTCGTATGATGATACACTTGAAGGTGTAAGGAGGATTGCGGAAGAAAAAATTCTCGATGTGATATCAATAGCGCCTGACCAAAATACACAAGAGCATTTTTTTGACAAAAAATATAAAGCATCACTTGATGGGGCAGGTGGCGTGCCTATAAGGACTGAAGAAGAATTCAAAAAACTTTACGATGAGTCAAGGCGTGGAAATTATCCGCTGCTTAGATGTTACAGTGGGACGAATGATGTCTTTAAAATGGCTCAAATGCTTAAAAACACAATAAACAATGCATGGGCAGCTATACCCCTTTGCTGGTACAATGTACTAGATGGCAGGGGGCCAAGAGAAGTAGAAGAATCCATTAGAGAGAACCAGATGCTGATGAAGTGGCATGCTGACAGAAATATACCTGTTGAGGTAAATGAAGCACACCATTGGGGGCTTAGAGATGCACATGATGCCATATATGTGGCGGCAAGCTACATTGCAGCATACAATGCAAAGAAGATGGGTGTAAAAAACTATATAGCTCAGTTTATGTTCAATGTGCCGCCAGCTACATCGCCCAAAATGGATCTTGCAAAAATGCTGGCATCTATAGAGCTTGTGGAGAGTTTGCAGGATGATAACTTTAGAGTATATAGACAGGCAAGGGCAGGGCTTGCAAGTATGCCGCAGGATCTTTTTGAAGCAAAAGGGCAGCTTGCTTCAAGTGCATATCTTTCAATGGCTATAAAACCTCACATATATCATGTTGTAGGTTTTTGTGAAGCACATCATGCAGCAACGCCAGATGATATAATAGAAAGTGTGAAAATCACAAAAGCCGTGATAAACAACACTTTGCGTGGTATGGCGGATTTCACTAAAGATCTTGATATTTTAAAGAGGAAAGAGGAACTAATAAATGATGCGATGGTAATAATCAATGCCATAAATGATCTTAATACACTATGCAGTGATCCGCTGTCAGATCCACATATACTATCATTGGCGATAAAATTGGGCATTTTAGACGCACCGCATTTAAAAGGAAATAAAAGCGCAAGTGGTTTGCTGACTACAAAGGTTATAAATGGTGCATGCTATGCCTATGACTATGAAAACAATAGGATTATTAAAGAAGAAGAAAGAATATATAACATAATTCAAAATTACCAAAAACTCATAATCGTAGCTTAA
- a CDS encoding N-acetylmuramoyl-L-alanine amidase family protein — translation MLIVVDPGHGGSDSGAIGYGYFEKDINLSVSLKLRNVLEANNVDVILTRDKDVTLGLSERCDIANKNNADYFVSIHCNSFKDSSAKGTETYSYPGSTSGAKLAKSVQQAIVTNLKTADRGVKTANFYVLHYTNMPSILVELGFITNKDDLELLLNKQNLYAASISNGILNTIGLKQTNDSNDIEKLHQMGIISDYYDPESYVKWKDIAGALLKIIGG, via the coding sequence TTGTTAATAGTTGTAGATCCTGGCCATGGTGGTTCTGACAGTGGCGCTATAGGATATGGCTATTTTGAAAAAGATATAAACTTAAGCGTATCTCTTAAATTGAGGAACGTCTTAGAAGCAAACAATGTAGATGTAATTTTGACAAGAGATAAAGATGTAACATTGGGGCTTAGCGAAAGGTGCGATATTGCCAATAAAAACAATGCAGATTACTTTGTTTCAATTCACTGTAACAGCTTTAAAGATTCTTCTGCGAAGGGGACAGAAACTTATTCATATCCTGGAAGCACTTCTGGAGCAAAATTGGCAAAAAGCGTGCAGCAAGCTATTGTGACAAATTTAAAAACAGCGGATAGAGGTGTAAAAACAGCTAACTTCTATGTATTACATTATACAAATATGCCATCAATATTAGTTGAATTAGGATTTATAACAAATAAGGATGATTTAGAGCTTCTTTTGAATAAACAAAATCTATATGCTGCATCTATTTCAAATGGAATATTAAATACTATAGGTTTAAAGCAGACAAATGATTCCAATGATATAGAAAAACTTCATCAAATGGGCATAATCTCTGATTATTACGATCCTGAAAGTTATGTAAAGTGGAAAGATATTGCAGGTGCATTATTAAAAATTATAGGGGGTTAA
- a CDS encoding NAD/NADP-dependent octopine/nopaline dehydrogenase family protein has product MRLPIFSVIGAGNGGQAMAAHLSLMGFIVNLYNRSREKLVPILNNGGIHLEGVVDGFAKLNMVTDDMEDAIKDADIIMVTVPASGHSDIAYEMLPHLRNDQIIVLNPGRTFGAIEFYNIVKIRDDINVVVAETDTFIYACRSNNGVSKIFRIKDVVSLASIPAWKADYVVDLLRLAYSQIVPAENVLETSLNNIGSIFHPAPTLLNSARIETTEGDFQYYLEGISPSVAKILERMDRERIAVAHALGVNAVTALDWLKDAYGVIADNLYDAIQKTDAYRGLLAPKNLDCRYIFEDVPMGLVPISSIGKQLGIPTYTIDSIIHLASCMHEVNYWKIGRTAGKLGLEGKSAAEIKVMIEGLKEEITVA; this is encoded by the coding sequence ATGAGATTACCTATTTTTTCTGTCATTGGTGCTGGCAACGGCGGTCAGGCGATGGCGGCACATCTTTCGTTGATGGGTTTTATAGTCAATTTGTACAACAGATCTCGTGAGAAATTAGTTCCTATTTTAAATAATGGTGGTATTCATCTTGAAGGCGTTGTAGATGGATTTGCAAAGCTTAATATGGTCACTGACGATATGGAAGACGCTATAAAAGATGCAGACATAATCATGGTGACTGTTCCTGCGTCTGGACACAGTGACATAGCTTATGAAATGTTACCACACTTAAGAAATGATCAGATAATAGTTTTGAATCCGGGAAGAACTTTTGGCGCTATAGAGTTTTATAACATTGTTAAAATTAGAGACGATATAAATGTGGTAGTAGCAGAGACTGATACGTTTATATATGCTTGCAGATCGAATAATGGCGTTTCAAAGATTTTCAGGATAAAAGATGTGGTCTCACTGGCATCTATACCGGCTTGGAAGGCTGATTATGTTGTTGATTTGTTGAGATTAGCTTATTCGCAGATAGTACCTGCTGAAAATGTTTTAGAGACTAGTTTAAATAATATAGGTTCTATCTTTCATCCAGCGCCTACACTTTTGAACTCTGCAAGAATAGAGACTACAGAAGGTGATTTTCAATATTATTTGGAAGGCATATCACCGTCGGTGGCTAAAATATTGGAGAGAATGGACAGGGAGAGAATAGCAGTTGCCCACGCTTTAGGTGTCAATGCTGTTACAGCGCTTGATTGGCTTAAAGATGCATACGGCGTTATTGCAGACAATCTGTATGATGCGATTCAAAAGACAGATGCTTATAGAGGCTTGCTTGCACCAAAAAATCTTGATTGCAGGTACATTTTTGAAGATGTGCCAATGGGTTTGGTGCCTATTTCATCGATTGGCAAACAATTAGGCATTCCTACTTATACTATAGATTCTATAATTCATTTGGCATCATGCATGCATGAAGTGAACTATTGGAAAATCGGGCGCACAGCAGGAAAATTAGGATTGGAAGGAAAAAGCGCAGCGGAGATAAAGGTAATGATAGAGGGGTTAAAGGAGGAGATCACTGTCGCATGA